A stretch of the Aegilops tauschii subsp. strangulata cultivar AL8/78 chromosome 4, Aet v6.0, whole genome shotgun sequence genome encodes the following:
- the LOC109782446 gene encoding uncharacterized protein, with the protein MDLVRVKLFLPPAEKRTSSIKDGPGGKPMVPSAGQIGVLICRALLISCSLSYENLVCYMGKQSSSPQLRLATLDEGTTTHHATPLEGRLSDAAAKAVNELLSSGAAGKLSSLCSWADKVRFRYY; encoded by the exons ATGGATCTTGTGCGCGTGAAGCTCTTTCTTCCTCCAGCAGAAAAACGTACAAGCAGCATCAAG GACGGACCCGGCGGAAAACCCATGGTGCCATCTGCAGGACAAATCGGCGTGCTAATCTGTCGAGCCCTTCTGATTTCATG TTCGCTATCTTATGAGAACCTGGTGTGCTATATGGGGAAGCAAAGCAGCAGCCCACAACTCCGACTTGCGACTCTAGATGAAGGCACCACGACACACCATGCTACTCCCTTGGAAGGCCGGCTGAGCGACGCGGCGGCGAAGGCAGTGAACGAGCTGCTGTCGTCGGGCGCCGCCGGCAAACTGAGTAGCCTCTGCTCCTGGGCCGACAAGGTCAGGTTTAGGTACTACTAG